The genome window AGGAGCATCGGGGTCCGCGTGTCGCCGAGGCCCCGGAGCGCCCCGGTGGCCACGCCCTGCAGCCCGTCGAAGATCTGGAACAGCGCCGCGACAAGAATCAGGCTCAGGCCCACCTCGACAACCCCGGCGTCGACGGTGAACAGCCCCAGAATGGCGCGGGGGACGAGGAGGAACATCGCGGCGGCCGACGCCATGAATGCGGTCCCGACCGCGATCGCGGTCCAGCCGGCGCCGGACGCTCCCGCTGCGTCCCGCCGGCCCACCGCGTGCCCGACACGGACGGCGCCGGCCGCCGAGATCCCGAGCGGCACCATGTAGGTCAGCCCGGCCAGGTTGATGACGATCTGGTGCGCGGCCAGCGTCGCCGGCTCGAGCCGCGCGGCCAGCATGGTCACTGCCGCGAACGCACCGTACTCGAGCATCGCCTGCGTCGCCGCGGGCCAGCCGAGGCCCAGGAGGCGCCGGAGGCCGGCGATCCGCACCCCGGCGGCCAGCGTCCAGGGCCGCACGCCCCGACGGGAGACGGCGACGGCGAGAACGACCACCATGTAGGCGCGGGAGATGCACGTGGCCCAGCCCGCGCCGTCGACGCCCAGGGCCGGAGCGCCCAGGTTGCCGAAGATCAGGGCCCAGTTGGCGGCGGCGTTGACGACGTTGGCGGTGACCAGCGCGATCATGATCGGCCGGACCATCGACACCGCCTGCAGGTAGCGCCGGAACGCCGCGTACAGCAGCAGCAGCGGCAGGCTCCAGGCGACGATGCCGAAATAGGGACGCACCAGCGCCAGAACGGCCGGATCGAAGCCCCACACGTCGAGGCGGCTCCCGGCGATCCAGGCGAGCAGGCCGAGCGGCGCGGTCAGGACCAGCGCCAGGACGACCCCGTGCCGCAGCCAGCCGTCACAAGCCGCGTGGTCCCGGGCGCCGAACGCCTGCGACACGAGCGTGTCGAGGCCGAGCAGCAGTCCCATGCCGAAGACGCTGAGGGCCAGGAACAGTGCGCTGCCGACGCCGACCGCGCCGATGGCCTCCGGGCCGAGCCGGCCGACCATGGCGATGTCGACGATCTGCATCGACACCCAGCCGACCTCGGCGATGACGACCGGGGCCGCGAGCGACACGGTCGGGCGGATCTCGCGGCGGAGTGCGGCAAACAGGGACATCGGCATCAGGTACAGGGAGGCGCGGGCAGTCGGCGGGCGCCACGGCGCAGGCGCATCGGCCGCTTCCGCCTCTGTCGAACGACCGGCGATTGGGTTGCGAGCGGAGTCGCGCTAGCGCCAGGGCATCAGCCCTTCGATCCACTGGATGCGCGTCAGGTCGTTGTAGATCACCGTGACCATCAACATCATCAGGACCACGAAGCCGGCCAGCAGCATGCGCTCCTTGACACGCATGCTGAAATCGCGCCGCGCCACGCTCTCCATGCCCATGATGAAGATGTGGCCGCCGTCGAGGACCGGGATCGGCAGCAGGTTCAGTATGCCGAGGTTGAGCGAGATCATCGCCATGAGGCTGAAGAGCTGCACCCAACCCACCTGGGCGGCGCTGCCGGACAGTTGGGCGATGCCGACCGGACCGACGAGCTGCCGCGGCGAGGTCTCCGCGGTCAGCAGCCCCCAGAGGGTCTGGAAGATCAACCCGGACCACTCGTAGTTCCGCTCCAGACTCATGCCGAACGCCTCGATGAAGCCCGGCTCGACGATCCGCGTCTCGAACGGCCCGACCGTCATCCCGGTCAGTCCGATGTCGCCGCGCAGCGCGGGCGTGACACGGACCTCGAGCGGCTCGCCGGCGCGGCGAACGGTGAGGGTCAGCGGCACGTCGGGGCTGGCGTTGATACGCGCGATCAGCTCGGCATGGTCGACGCTCTCGCCGTCCACCGCCTCGATGACGTCGCGCGCCCGGAGCCCGGCCCGGTCCGCCGGCTCGTTCGGCATGACCTGCACGACCTGCGGGTGCACCGCCGGCCCGATGCCGAGATCGCCCATCTCGAAGCTCGTCTGGGCGTCCGGGGTCACCTGCAGGGTCCGTTCCCGCCCCTCCACACCGCGCACCACGATGGGGATCTCGCGCTCCGCGCGGGGCAGAACCTCCATGAACAGCGCGTTCCAGGTCTCGACGGCGCGGCCCGCGACGCTCACGATCCGCTCGCCGGGGGCGATGCCGGCGCGCGCGGCGGGAGAATCCTCCATCACGCGCCCGACGACGGGCGGCTCCTCCTCGTACGCGGGCTCCTCGGCTCCCTGATAGAGCACGAGCCACATGACGAGCACGGCGAGGACGAGATTCATCGCCGGCCCCATGATGAGCACCAGGAAGCGCTCCCACTTGGTCTTCGACATGAACTCGTCGGGGGCGCCGCTGCGATTCTCCTCCCCGTGCTCGCCGGCCATCTTCACGTAGCCGCCGAGTGGTATCGCGCTGACGCAGTACTCGGTGTCTCCGCGCGTGGCCTTGAGAATCTTCGGCCCGAACCCGAGCGAGAACGTCAGGACCCGGACACCGAGGCGGCGGGCCATCAGAAAGTGCCCCAGCTCGTGCACGAAGACGAGCACGCCGAGAACGAAAAGGAAGGCAAGCAGGGTGGTCAAGGTTCGGTCACCCGATCTGTACGAGTTTCTTCGATTCTACCCGCCAGCGACCGACGACGAAAAGCTGCGCGCCCAGGCGTCCACCTCGCGAACCTCGGCCAACGCGGCCGGCTCGGCCGGCGCGCGCCCCGCCGCGGCGTCGAGAGTGGTCTCGATCACGCGCGGAATGGCGGTGAACGGGAGCCGGCGCTCCAGGAACGCCGCCACCGCCACCTCGTTCGCCGCGTTGAGAACGGCGGGAAGCGACGTCCCGGCGCGCAGCGCGTGGTAGGCCAGCCCGAGACACGGAAAGCGGTCGGTGTCGGGAGGCTGGAAGTCGAGCGGTCCGCAAGCGGCCAGATCGAGCGCCGGCAGCGGCGCAGGCCAGCGCTCCGGGTGGGAAAAAGCGTACTGGATGGGCAGACGCATGTCGGTGACGCCGAGCTGCGCGATCACCGATCCGTCACGGAGTTCCACCAGCGAATGCACGACCGACTGCGGATGGACCACCACGTCGATGCGATCGGGCGGCGCGTCGAAGAGCCAGCGAGCCTCGATCACCTCGAGCCCCTTGTTCATCAGCGTCGCGGAATCGATAGTGATCTTCGGTCCCATCGACCACGTCGGATGGCGCAGGGCGTCCTCCGGCGTCACCGCCGCCAGCTCCGCGGCGGACCGCCCGCGGAACGGACCGCCCGACGCGGTCAGGATGTAGCGGAGCACATCGTTCGGCGCGCGCCCGTCGACGCACTGGTGGATGGCGTTGTGCTCGCTGTCGACCGGGAGAATCGCCACGCCCCGGCGCCGGGCCGCCTCGACCATGAGCCGGCCGGCCATCACCAGCACTTCCTTGTTGGCCAGCGCCACCGTCTTGCCCGCCTCGATGGCGGCCAGCGTGGCGCCGAGCGCCGCCGTCCCGGCCGAGGCACAGAGCACGAGATCCGCACGCGGATGCGTGGCCACCCGCACGAGCCCGTCCTCGCCGCTTCCGGCGTCGGCGGCGGCGGGCAGCGCTCCGGACACCCGTAGCCGATCCAGCGCCTCGTCGTCCGCCAGGGCCACCACGGCAGGCCGCAGGTCGGCGACCTGTTCGGCGAACCGCTCGACGTTGCGCCCGGCCGCAAGGCCGACGACCTCCAGGCGCTCGGGATGCGCGGCCACCACCGAGAGCGCGCTCCGGCCGATGGAGCCGGTCGAGCCGAGAATGGCGATCCGCTTCACGGCAGGCGCCCCCCGGCGAACGTCACCACGGTGTAGTAGACCGGCGCGGCGAACAGCAGCGCGTCTATCCGGTCGAGCACCCCGCCGTGCCCCGGAATGAGAGCCGAGGAGTCCTTGACCCCGGACGAGCGCTTCAGGTGCGACTCGAACAGATCGCCGGCCATGCCCGCCGCCCCGAGCGTCATGCCGAGGACGACGCGGGCGGGAGCATCCAGGCCGGGCAACCACCACGCCCCGGCGCAGGCAACCGTCAGCGCGGCCGCGACGAAGCCGCACACCGCTCCCTCGACCGTCTTGCCGGGGCTCACCGCGGGCGCGAGCCGTCTGCTTCCGAACCGGCGCCCTCCGTAGTACTGCAATGTGTCGCTCGCGACGATCGTCGCAATCAACAACAGCACGACTTCGCGGCCCGCGTCCACCAGGAGCGCCGCGATTGCGCCGACGGGCAGCCCCAAGTAGAGCAGGGGGAAGGCCGCGGCCCCGGCGGCGGCCAGCGCACCTTCGCGGCGGGTCTCGGCGAGCACCGCCACCGCGATCAGCAGCCCGCCGGCCATTGCGACCACCACGAGCGCGCCGGGAGCCAGGACGACCGCCCCCGCAGTCGCCAGCGTCGCCACGCCGCTGGGGACCGTGGGGAACGACGTCCCCGCGGATCGCGCCAAGCCGACGTACTCCACGAACGCCAGCAGCAGCACGCAGCCGGCCAGCACGACCGCGGCGGCCGGCGGAAGGAACCAGATACCGCCCACGAAGAGAGCGCCAAGCGCGACGCCGCTGAGGACTCTGGTCACGCTTGGCGGCCGACGACCGCCGGCTCCTGCTCGATGCCGCCGTAGCGGCGCTCGCGCTTCTGGTAGGCGACCACCGCTTCCAGGAGGTGCCGGGCGCGGAAGTCGGGCCAGTAGGTGTCGGTCACCCAGATCTCCGAGTAGGCAATCTGCCAGAGCAGGAAGTTGCTGATGCGCATCTCTCCGCTGGTCCGGATCAGCAGGTCGGGGTCCGGCTGGCCTGCCGTGTACAGCAGTCCCGCGAATCGTGCTTCGTCCAGGTCGTGCGGCTCGACACCGGCCTGCAGAGCGCGACGGACCGCCGCGACGATCTCGGCCCGGCCGCCGTAATTGAGCGCGATGTTGAAGACCATGCCGGCGTTGCCGCCGGTCCGCTCCTGCGCGGCATCGAGCTCCACCCGCACGTCCGGCGCGAGCTCCGTTTCGCTGCCGATGACCTTGAGCCGGATGTCGTTGGCCATGAGGGTGGCGATCTCCAGCCGCAGATAGCGCTTGAGGAGCCCCATCAGGCCCCGCACCTCCGCGGGCGGACGCTTCCAGTTGTCCACCGAGAAGGCGTAGAGGGTAAGGACCTCGATGCCGAGCCGCGCGGACAACTCCACCGTTTCACGCACCGAATCGATGCCGGCGCGATGCCCTTCGACGCGCGGGAGGCGCCGGCGGGCGGCCCAGCGTCCGTTCCCGTCCATGATGACCGCGATGTGCGCCGGCAGGCGCTCGAAATCCACCTGCCGCGCGAGACGGGCCTCGACGGATCCGGCCGGCGCCCACGCCAGTACGTCGTGCAGGCCCATTCTGTTCCTATGATAAATCAGTAGTCGACGGCGACCAGGAACAGTCCGTGCGGCGGCGCCGTCGGCCCCGCGCGCTCCCGCGACCGCGACGCCAGGATCGCTCGGACCTGGGTCGCCGGGACGCGGCCGGATCCGACCGCGACGAGGGTGCCGACCATGATCCGCACCATGTGCCTGAGGAAGCCGTCTCCGACGACGTCTATCGTCAGTCCCGGCTTCCCGGCCGGCGACGGCGCGCCGAGAACGATGTTCGCGGGCTCGACGGACACGGACCGTACGGTCCGTACCGACGATGCCACCTCCGTCCCCACGGCCTGGAACGCCGCGAAGTCGTGACGCCCTCCGAACGCCGCCGCGGCGGCGCGCATGGCCTCGACGTCGAGCGCGGGCCGGACGTGCCAGGCATAGCGCCGGCCGAACGGGCTCGCGACGGCCCCGGAGACCAGGTTGTACCGGTAGGTCTTGCGGCGCGCCGCGTAGCGCGCGTGGAAGCCGGCGGACGCCGCCTCGGCCGCGAGCACGCGGATGTCGGGCGGCAGCTTCGCGTTGACCGCCCGGACGAGGGCGGGCGTCTCGATGGCGTGCGCAAGCTGCACGCCGGCCACCTGTCCGAGCGCGTGTACGCCGGCGTCGGTACGTCCCGCACCGACGGCGACCACCGCCCGCCCCTCGATCTCCGCGAGCGCCCGCTCCACCTCGCCCTGTATGGAGCGTCCCCGCGCCTGGCGCTGCCAGCCCACGTAGTCGGTCCCGTCGTAGGCGAGAGTGAGCTTGATGGTGCGCATCGCTGGCGCGCGAGCAAGTATACAGAGGCGCTTTGATAGCGCCGCCGAACCCGTCGCGAGCTCCGTGTTCGGCCCCAGCCCCACCGCCCCAGGAATCTGCACCGCGCAACGCACTGCGTTGCGTTCTGCGGCGCAGGCTCCTAGACTCGGGCCTGTTCCCATGCCCCGCCTCTCGGTGGTCGTGATCACGAGAAACGAAGCCGGCAACATTCGCGCCGCGCTCCGATCGGTCCGCTGGGCCGACGAGCTGGTCGTGGTCGATTCCGGGAGCACCGACGACACCATGCGCATCGCGCGCGAGATCGCGGACCGCGTCACCACGCGCGAGTGGGCCGGCTACGGCGCACAGAAGAACCATGCGACGGGGCTTGCGGCGCACGACTGGGTGCTGTCGCTCGACGCCGACGAACGCGTCTCGCCTTCTCTCGCGCACGAGATTCAGGCGCTGCTGCGCCACGAGCCGGCTGCGCGCGGGTACCGCATTCCGCGCGTGACGCGCTATCTCGGCCGTTGGATCCGTTCCACCGACTGGCACCCCGACCTCCCGTTGCGCCTCTACGACCGCCGCAACGCCCGCTGGAACGAACGGCTGGTGCACGAGTCGGTCGCGGTCGACGGTCCCGTGGACCGGTTGCAGGGAGAGCTGGAGCACCACGCGTACCGCGACGTCTCCCACCACCTGCAGACCATCGACCGCTACACCACGCTCGCGGCCCGCCAGATGCACCGCGACGGGCGCCGCGCCGGATGGGTGGATGTGGCCGCCCGCCCCCTCGCGGCGTTCCTGCGCAACTACGTCGTCCGGCGCGGCGTGCGCGATGGCATGCACGGATTGATCATCTCCATGCTGAACGCCGGCTACGTCTTCCTCAAGTTCGTGAAACTGTGGGAGCGCCAACGCGGCGGCGGGAGCGACCGCGACTGACCGCGGTGAGCCGGAACGCCTCAGCGATGTTCTCTCTGCATGTCGACACGGCCCGCACGTGGCGCGGCGGGCAGCACCAGGCGCTGCTGACGGTGCGCGGCCTGCGCCGGCGAGGCGAGCGCGCCGCCCTGGCCGCCCAACCGCGGGGCGAGTTGTTCCGGCGCGCGGCGGAGGGCGGCGACCTGCACGCACTCGCGCCGCGCGGGGATCTGGACCTGCGCGCCGCCTGGAGACTCTCCCGCCTGGTCCGCGACCTCGCGCCGGACGTGATCCATGCCCACGACGCCCACGCGATCGCCATGGCGGCACTCGCCCGGACGCTGGCGGGACGGCGCGCGGCGCCGCCCCTGATCGCCTCCCGCCGCGTCGACTTCCACGTCCGCGGCAACGCCTTCTCCCGCTGGAAGTACCGCCAGGTGGACCGCTTCATCTGCGCGTCGTCCGCCATCCGGGACATGCTGGCCGCCGACGGCGTGCCGGCGGCGCGGACCACCGTGGTGCACGAGGGAATCGACATCGACCGGATCGAAC of Acidobacteriota bacterium contains these proteins:
- the rseP gene encoding RIP metalloprotease RseP, whose translation is MTTLLAFLFVLGVLVFVHELGHFLMARRLGVRVLTFSLGFGPKILKATRGDTEYCVSAIPLGGYVKMAGEHGEENRSGAPDEFMSKTKWERFLVLIMGPAMNLVLAVLVMWLVLYQGAEEPAYEEEPPVVGRVMEDSPAARAGIAPGERIVSVAGRAVETWNALFMEVLPRAEREIPIVVRGVEGRERTLQVTPDAQTSFEMGDLGIGPAVHPQVVQVMPNEPADRAGLRARDVIEAVDGESVDHAELIARINASPDVPLTLTVRRAGEPLEVRVTPALRGDIGLTGMTVGPFETRIVEPGFIEAFGMSLERNYEWSGLIFQTLWGLLTAETSPRQLVGPVGIAQLSGSAAQVGWVQLFSLMAMISLNLGILNLLPIPVLDGGHIFIMGMESVARRDFSMRVKERMLLAGFVVLMMLMVTVIYNDLTRIQWIEGLMPWR
- a CDS encoding glycosyltransferase family 2 protein, whose translation is MVRIAGARASIQRRFDSAAEPVASSVFGPSPTAPGICTAQRTALRSAAQAPRLGPVPMPRLSVVVITRNEAGNIRAALRSVRWADELVVVDSGSTDDTMRIAREIADRVTTREWAGYGAQKNHATGLAAHDWVLSLDADERVSPSLAHEIQALLRHEPAARGYRIPRVTRYLGRWIRSTDWHPDLPLRLYDRRNARWNERLVHESVAVDGPVDRLQGELEHHAYRDVSHHLQTIDRYTTLAARQMHRDGRRAGWVDVAARPLAAFLRNYVVRRGVRDGMHGLIISMLNAGYVFLKFVKLWERQRGGGSDRD
- the truA gene encoding tRNA pseudouridine(38-40) synthase TruA, producing the protein MRTIKLTLAYDGTDYVGWQRQARGRSIQGEVERALAEIEGRAVVAVGAGRTDAGVHALGQVAGVQLAHAIETPALVRAVNAKLPPDIRVLAAEAASAGFHARYAARRKTYRYNLVSGAVASPFGRRYAWHVRPALDVEAMRAAAAAFGGRHDFAAFQAVGTEVASSVRTVRSVSVEPANIVLGAPSPAGKPGLTIDVVGDGFLRHMVRIMVGTLVAVGSGRVPATQVRAILASRSRERAGPTAPPHGLFLVAVDY
- a CDS encoding 1-deoxy-D-xylulose-5-phosphate reductoisomerase, with the protein product MKRIAILGSTGSIGRSALSVVAAHPERLEVVGLAAGRNVERFAEQVADLRPAVVALADDEALDRLRVSGALPAAADAGSGEDGLVRVATHPRADLVLCASAGTAALGATLAAIEAGKTVALANKEVLVMAGRLMVEAARRRGVAILPVDSEHNAIHQCVDGRAPNDVLRYILTASGGPFRGRSAAELAAVTPEDALRHPTWSMGPKITIDSATLMNKGLEVIEARWLFDAPPDRIDVVVHPQSVVHSLVELRDGSVIAQLGVTDMRLPIQYAFSHPERWPAPLPALDLAACGPLDFQPPDTDRFPCLGLAYHALRAGTSLPAVLNAANEVAVAAFLERRLPFTAIPRVIETTLDAAAGRAPAEPAALAEVREVDAWARSFSSSVAGG
- a CDS encoding MATE family efflux transporter, yielding MPMSLFAALRREIRPTVSLAAPVVIAEVGWVSMQIVDIAMVGRLGPEAIGAVGVGSALFLALSVFGMGLLLGLDTLVSQAFGARDHAACDGWLRHGVVLALVLTAPLGLLAWIAGSRLDVWGFDPAVLALVRPYFGIVAWSLPLLLLYAAFRRYLQAVSMVRPIMIALVTANVVNAAANWALIFGNLGAPALGVDGAGWATCISRAYMVVVLAVAVSRRGVRPWTLAAGVRIAGLRRLLGLGWPAATQAMLEYGAFAAVTMLAARLEPATLAAHQIVINLAGLTYMVPLGISAAGAVRVGHAVGRRDAAGASGAGWTAIAVGTAFMASAAAMFLLVPRAILGLFTVDAGVVEVGLSLILVAALFQIFDGLQGVATGALRGLGDTRTPMLLNLAGHWGVGLPVGYLLCFVVGWGVLGLWIGVSAGLLLVGSLVTAIWWVRERALTGALAGEPAP
- a CDS encoding glycosyltransferase, with the protein product MGGCGRPPPRGVPAQLRRPARRARWHARIDHLHAERRLRLPQVRETVGAPTRRRERPRLTAVSRNASAMFSLHVDTARTWRGGQHQALLTVRGLRRRGERAALAAQPRGELFRRAAEGGDLHALAPRGDLDLRAAWRLSRLVRDLAPDVIHAHDAHAIAMAALARTLAGRRAAPPLIASRRVDFHVRGNAFSRWKYRQVDRFICASSAIRDMLAADGVPAARTTVVHEGIDIDRIERAPRLDLHREFDLPPGCPVAGNVAALVPHKGQRHLVDAAAQLVREIPDARVLIVGAGELAGALARQIRRLRLEGRVILTGFRSDVPSVLKGLDLFVMSSITEGLGTSVLDAMAAGLAVVGTRAGGIPESVVEGETGLLAPPGDAPAMARAMACLLRNTVERRAFGAAGRRRARAAFSAERMVGETAAVYAAVAGTGPAANRADPPGTP
- a CDS encoding phosphatidate cytidylyltransferase, encoding MGDRHLLARLPRPAPPGSGGRLPEARAPLRRHRAGAGGRRPPSVTRVLSGVALGALFVGGIWFLPPAAAVVLAGCVLLLAFVEYVGLARSAGTSFPTVPSGVATLATAGAVVLAPGALVVVAMAGGLLIAVAVLAETRREGALAAAGAAAFPLLYLGLPVGAIAALLVDAGREVVLLLIATIVASDTLQYYGGRRFGSRRLAPAVSPGKTVEGAVCGFVAAALTVACAGAWWLPGLDAPARVVLGMTLGAAGMAGDLFESHLKRSSGVKDSSALIPGHGGVLDRIDALLFAAPVYYTVVTFAGGRLP
- a CDS encoding isoprenyl transferase, with protein sequence MGLHDVLAWAPAGSVEARLARQVDFERLPAHIAVIMDGNGRWAARRRLPRVEGHRAGIDSVRETVELSARLGIEVLTLYAFSVDNWKRPPAEVRGLMGLLKRYLRLEIATLMANDIRLKVIGSETELAPDVRVELDAAQERTGGNAGMVFNIALNYGGRAEIVAAVRRALQAGVEPHDLDEARFAGLLYTAGQPDPDLLIRTSGEMRISNFLLWQIAYSEIWVTDTYWPDFRARHLLEAVVAYQKRERRYGGIEQEPAVVGRQA